A genomic region of Candidatus Bathyarchaeota archaeon contains the following coding sequences:
- the purS gene encoding phosphoribosylformylglycinamidine synthase subunit PurS produces MKFRLRVEVGLKPGHSDPEGETTARLLRELEYKVEEVNVSKVYTILLEANSREEATAMADEMCRRLLANPTKDNYTIIVEEEK; encoded by the coding sequence ATGAAATTTCGGTTGAGGGTTGAAGTCGGCTTAAAACCCGGGCACAGTGATCCAGAGGGCGAAACTACAGCCCGCTTATTAAGGGAACTTGAGTATAAGGTTGAAGAGGTAAACGTAAGCAAAGTTTACACGATTTTGCTTGAGGCAAATTCGAGGGAGGAAGCCACGGCAATGGCTGATGAAATGTGTAGGCGGCTTCTGGCTAACCCAACAAAGGACAATTACACAATAATTGTTGAGGAGGAAAAATGA
- the purL gene encoding phosphoribosylformylglycinamidine synthase subunit PurL, translated as MTKNLYIRRNTPFPLYEINLLDASDEQLLDVNRELGLGLNLQEMRALREYFRQKGRNPTDVELQTFGQTWSEHCFHKTFKGLVKFDGKKIDSLFKTYIAKATSKINAKWCFSVFEDNAGIIRFDKDYGIAVKVETHNHPSAIEPFGGAATGVGGVIRDILGVWADPIACTDVLGFGPLDYPYEKLPPGVKHPKYIFMGVVAGIGHYGNNMGIPTVNGAIYFDESYVGNVIVYCGCIGLLPLKKFRRNAKPGDIIVLAGGKTGRDGIHGVTFASAELTEKSEEVSRPAVQIANPIEEEKLKRAIIAIRDLELASAITDLGGGGLSSAVGETAKRFSCGAIVHLEKVPLKYPGLAPWEIYVSESQERMLLAVPPENLSRVLEVFQNEDVEATAIGEYTDDRVLRIFYMGEKVAEIDIPCLFEPPRAVRIAEYNPPRLEEPIFPEPDNLADVLMRLLASPNIASRESVVRTYDHEVKGNTVLKPLYGEVGGPSDAAVLKPLRDSWRGLTVSCGVNPRYGKIDPYWMAASAIDEAIRNNVAVGGRRIALLDNFTWGNPEKPDRLGSLVRACEACYRFAKAFKTPFISGKDSLYNESPVGPVTPTLLITAVGIIPDIRITISLDVKAPGDSIYLVGKTYHELGGSEYYRLMGFLGKTVPKVRPTQARQVFRAITKAIDLGLVSACHDLSEGGLAVAAAEMAFSGGYGMELDLRRVPADGIKRNDFLLFSASNSRFIVEVPSGCEQDFELVMSDVAHARIGRATKDARLCVYGLTGDVVVDVAVDELLRAWKSFLGGE; from the coding sequence ATGACTAAGAACCTTTACATTCGAAGGAATACGCCTTTCCCACTTTACGAGATAAACCTATTAGACGCTTCAGACGAGCAGCTCCTCGACGTCAACCGAGAGCTTGGGTTAGGCTTAAACCTTCAAGAGATGAGAGCCCTACGGGAATATTTTAGGCAAAAGGGAAGAAACCCCACAGATGTGGAGCTTCAAACTTTCGGGCAGACTTGGTCTGAGCACTGTTTTCACAAAACCTTTAAAGGCTTGGTGAAATTTGATGGAAAGAAAATCGATAGCCTTTTCAAAACTTACATCGCGAAGGCAACTTCGAAGATTAATGCCAAATGGTGTTTCTCCGTTTTTGAGGATAATGCTGGCATAATACGCTTCGACAAGGATTATGGAATCGCAGTTAAAGTTGAAACCCATAACCACCCATCTGCCATAGAACCCTTCGGGGGAGCCGCCACCGGAGTTGGCGGAGTCATCCGTGACATCCTAGGCGTTTGGGCTGATCCCATTGCATGCACGGATGTATTAGGCTTTGGTCCACTGGATTATCCTTACGAGAAGCTTCCGCCAGGCGTGAAACATCCCAAGTACATTTTTATGGGTGTTGTAGCTGGTATTGGGCATTATGGCAACAATATGGGCATTCCAACGGTGAATGGCGCAATATACTTTGACGAAAGCTATGTTGGAAATGTTATCGTATACTGCGGCTGCATTGGACTTTTACCACTGAAAAAGTTTAGGCGCAACGCCAAGCCCGGCGACATAATAGTTTTGGCTGGAGGGAAAACTGGACGGGATGGGATTCACGGCGTTACATTTGCTTCAGCTGAGCTTACAGAAAAATCTGAAGAGGTTTCAAGGCCAGCGGTGCAGATTGCAAATCCCATCGAGGAAGAGAAGCTTAAGAGGGCTATAATTGCCATCCGCGACCTGGAGCTTGCTTCAGCCATAACTGATTTGGGTGGGGGAGGTCTTTCATCAGCTGTGGGGGAGACTGCTAAGAGGTTTAGCTGCGGCGCCATTGTTCATCTCGAAAAGGTTCCACTAAAGTATCCCGGGTTAGCTCCATGGGAAATCTACGTCTCCGAATCCCAGGAGCGAATGCTTCTGGCTGTTCCACCTGAAAACTTGAGCAGGGTGCTGGAGGTTTTCCAAAACGAGGATGTTGAAGCCACTGCTATAGGCGAATATACGGACGATAGGGTTCTGCGAATCTTTTACATGGGCGAAAAAGTTGCAGAAATAGATATCCCATGCCTTTTTGAGCCTCCAAGAGCTGTACGTATCGCCGAGTACAATCCGCCAAGACTGGAAGAGCCTATTTTTCCAGAACCGGATAACTTGGCAGACGTGTTAATGCGGCTGCTTGCTTCGCCGAACATTGCCAGCCGAGAAAGTGTAGTTAGAACATATGACCATGAAGTTAAGGGCAATACTGTTCTTAAGCCGTTATATGGTGAAGTGGGCGGACCAAGCGATGCTGCTGTTCTCAAGCCTTTGAGAGATTCCTGGCGTGGTTTAACTGTTTCCTGCGGTGTGAATCCCCGCTATGGAAAAATAGACCCATATTGGATGGCGGCCTCAGCCATAGATGAGGCTATAAGGAACAATGTGGCTGTGGGCGGCAGAAGGATAGCGTTGCTTGACAATTTCACGTGGGGCAACCCTGAGAAGCCCGATAGGCTTGGCAGCCTTGTCAGGGCATGTGAAGCATGCTATCGGTTCGCCAAAGCCTTCAAAACGCCTTTCATATCCGGAAAAGACAGCCTATACAATGAGTCTCCAGTAGGCCCTGTGACGCCCACTCTATTAATAACTGCTGTGGGAATTATTCCGGACATTCGCATAACTATCTCGTTGGATGTTAAGGCGCCGGGCGACAGCATCTACCTTGTCGGAAAAACCTACCATGAACTTGGCGGTTCAGAGTATTATAGGCTTATGGGCTTTCTGGGAAAAACTGTGCCGAAGGTTCGCCCAACCCAAGCTAGGCAAGTTTTCCGTGCCATAACAAAGGCTATTGACTTGGGGCTTGTCAGTGCCTGTCATGATCTATCTGAGGGCGGCTTAGCCGTGGCGGCGGCTGAAATGGCTTTCTCCGGCGGCTATGGTATGGAGCTTGACTTGCGGCGTGTTCCAGCCGATGGAATTAAAAGAAACGATTTTCTCTTGTTTTCAGCATCCAACAGCCGCTTCATTGTAGAGGTTCCAAGCGGATGCGAACAAGACTTTGAGCTGGTGATGAGTGACGTTGCCCATGCGAGAATAGGCAGGGCGACCAAAGATGCGAGGCTGTGTGTTTATGGGTTGACTGGTGATGTGGTTGTGGACGTAGCCGTTGACGAACTGCTTAGGGCTTGGAAGAGTTTTCTTGGTGGTGAATGA
- the purQ gene encoding phosphoribosylformylglycinamidine synthase subunit PurQ, protein MRVCILRVGGTNCDTETQMAFKALGVQAEILHANEVVKRGNLMDYHALVFPGGFSFGDYVRAGAIWAKWLVAKLGRELKAFVEEGHPVLGICNGFQVLVEAGLLPAFKGTTPYPEAALATNYPPGYHCRWIYLKHENRGKCIFTFKIPAGTVLRMPVAHAEGRFLFPKEKEKQCLERLYENDQLVFRYCDKTGNYANGIYPINPNGSFHDIAGICNPEGTVFGLMPHPERAFYWWQQPDWTKQTFMPLYGDGKLIFESMIEYLDKKF, encoded by the coding sequence ATGCGCGTTTGCATTCTGCGGGTTGGCGGCACCAATTGTGATACTGAAACCCAAATGGCTTTTAAGGCTCTTGGCGTTCAAGCCGAGATACTGCATGCCAATGAAGTGGTTAAACGGGGAAATCTCATGGACTATCACGCCTTAGTGTTTCCCGGAGGCTTCTCCTTCGGTGATTATGTAAGAGCCGGGGCGATATGGGCGAAGTGGCTTGTCGCAAAACTGGGCAGGGAGCTGAAAGCCTTCGTTGAAGAGGGGCACCCAGTCCTCGGCATCTGTAATGGCTTTCAAGTGCTTGTGGAAGCCGGTCTTCTCCCCGCCTTTAAGGGAACAACTCCCTACCCAGAGGCTGCGCTGGCCACAAACTATCCGCCGGGGTATCATTGCCGCTGGATTTACCTAAAACATGAAAACCGTGGAAAATGCATCTTCACGTTTAAGATCCCGGCGGGAACGGTTCTACGTATGCCGGTGGCTCACGCTGAGGGGCGCTTTCTATTTCCAAAAGAGAAAGAGAAGCAATGCTTGGAGAGGCTTTACGAGAACGATCAGCTTGTTTTCCGCTACTGCGACAAGACTGGAAATTATGCCAATGGTATATACCCAATAAACCCGAACGGCTCGTTCCACGACATAGCTGGAATATGCAATCCAGAGGGAACGGTTTTTGGTTTAATGCCCCATCCGGAGAGGGCCTTTTACTGGTGGCAGCAGCCTGACTGGACAAAGCAAACGTTTATGCCACTTTATGGCGACGGAAAACTCATTTTCGAAAGCATGATCGAGTATCTAGATAAGAAGTTTTAG
- a CDS encoding carbohydrate kinase family protein codes for MKKLFDVIGFGALNVDKLYKVNKIAGPEEEGFIISCEETCGGSAANTIVGLARLCCKVGFIGKVANDREGKMLLEDFRREGVNTRGVVKAKTGRSGVVMGFVDQKGERALYVDPGVNDTISFEEIDLNYALKTKFLHLTSFVGEKSFEAQRKLVENLPNHVKVSLDPGELYARKGLEKLKPIIGKCFVLMPNAKEITLLTEERDYVAGAEKLLEIGVKVVAVKLGSRGCYVTDGHESHHVEAFTVEVVDTTGAGDAFCAGFLYGLLNNKSLKECGKLGNFLASKCIMKMGARAGLPRLEELKLLI; via the coding sequence ATGAAAAAGCTTTTCGACGTGATTGGCTTCGGCGCCCTAAACGTGGACAAACTCTACAAAGTAAACAAAATAGCTGGACCAGAGGAAGAAGGCTTCATAATAAGCTGTGAAGAGACTTGCGGCGGCTCAGCAGCTAACACCATTGTAGGCTTGGCAAGGCTCTGTTGCAAAGTCGGCTTTATCGGGAAAGTTGCCAATGACCGCGAGGGCAAAATGCTCCTAGAAGACTTCCGCAGGGAGGGCGTGAATACGAGAGGTGTGGTAAAAGCTAAGACTGGACGGAGTGGCGTCGTTATGGGTTTCGTGGATCAGAAAGGTGAACGTGCCCTATACGTGGATCCAGGCGTAAACGACACGATAAGCTTTGAAGAAATAGACTTGAACTATGCCTTAAAAACCAAGTTCTTACATTTGACATCATTTGTTGGAGAAAAATCCTTCGAAGCTCAGAGAAAACTCGTGGAGAATCTTCCAAATCACGTGAAGGTCAGCTTAGACCCCGGCGAGTTATATGCCAGAAAAGGTCTTGAAAAGCTTAAACCCATAATCGGAAAGTGTTTTGTTTTGATGCCAAACGCAAAGGAAATCACACTGTTAACAGAGGAAAGGGATTACGTGGCTGGAGCTGAAAAGCTACTTGAAATCGGAGTTAAGGTGGTTGCTGTCAAACTTGGCAGCCGCGGGTGCTACGTGACAGATGGACACGAGAGCCATCATGTCGAAGCCTTCACTGTGGAGGTTGTGGACACCACCGGTGCCGGCGACGCTTTCTGCGCGGGCTTTCTATACGGCTTGCTCAACAATAAAAGTCTGAAAGAATGTGGAAAACTTGGCAATTTTTTAGCTTCAAAGTGCATAATGAAAATGGGTGCCAGAGCAGGTTTACCACGTTTGGAGGAGCTAAAACTTCTTATCTAG
- a CDS encoding formylmethanofuran--tetrahydromethanopterin N-formyltransferase, with translation MDLVKGKLVENTYAEAFEGIYSRVVVTADDDETLRKAAMHATATPSIVIGRIEGGIEKWLSEKETPDGRKGVVLQFWGGIDPKKPFSESLKKFEIELSYRIRQDILVKPFTAVFDALPSPLGKIDMMERVGHCGDGYEWVEKRFNREVIVVPIMVPDFIIERFLGYAMGVMGANFWIMCQTKEAVEEAGAKALEAIHKVEGVITPFDVCSAGSKPETRFPWIGPTTNHPYCPSLKQRLGKESKVPEGVGYIPEIVINGVSLEAVEKAMKAGIEAALTVKGVVRISAGNYGGKLGNYKIYLRELFP, from the coding sequence ATTGATTTGGTTAAAGGAAAACTTGTAGAGAACACTTATGCCGAGGCTTTTGAAGGTATTTACAGCCGGGTAGTGGTTACGGCTGACGATGATGAAACACTGCGTAAAGCGGCCATGCACGCAACAGCCACACCATCCATAGTTATAGGCAGAATTGAAGGAGGTATAGAAAAGTGGCTGAGCGAGAAGGAAACTCCTGACGGACGTAAGGGTGTGGTGCTCCAGTTTTGGGGAGGCATAGACCCTAAAAAGCCGTTTTCAGAGTCTCTTAAAAAGTTTGAAATTGAACTCTCATATAGGATAAGGCAGGATATCCTCGTCAAGCCATTCACGGCTGTTTTTGACGCTCTGCCAAGCCCGTTGGGCAAGATTGACATGATGGAGCGGGTTGGCCACTGCGGAGACGGATACGAATGGGTGGAGAAACGATTTAACCGTGAAGTGATCGTCGTGCCGATAATGGTTCCAGACTTCATTATAGAAAGGTTTCTGGGCTACGCTATGGGCGTCATGGGCGCCAACTTCTGGATAATGTGCCAAACAAAAGAAGCCGTTGAAGAGGCTGGAGCAAAAGCGCTTGAAGCCATCCACAAAGTTGAAGGCGTCATAACACCGTTTGACGTGTGCTCCGCAGGCTCGAAGCCTGAAACCCGCTTTCCATGGATAGGCCCGACAACAAACCATCCCTACTGTCCTTCGCTGAAACAACGTTTAGGCAAGGAATCCAAAGTCCCAGAAGGCGTCGGCTATATTCCTGAAATCGTGATTAACGGTGTTTCCCTCGAAGCTGTTGAAAAAGCCATGAAGGCGGGTATAGAGGCAGCCCTAACGGTTAAAGGTGTTGTGAGAATTTCGGCTGGGAATTATGGCGGTAAACTTGGCAATTATAAGATTTATCTACGCGAGTTGTTCCCATGA
- a CDS encoding HAD hydrolase family protein, which produces MISKYDDVIADVLKRCGYKAGDTLKLILPFLKAYGITDRKMRVFSAKNLVLIPKVKEALGFIREVTDAYIVSTSYEHYIKALCRAINFPFENAYCTKVEIDKYTLKEREKKRLKELAAEIAKMPIIEIPSGAKTLEDFPEKYKQVIQRLDEIFWDEIAKMEIGKLFNEVNPIGGREKAEAVKQIIEQLDLSLSDTAYVGDSITDVEAFRMVRREGGLTISFNGNEYAVREAEIAIMAENALITAVLAETFCKYDREGVLKLVEAWSNNSLKTLEISPKIKNMFFEAYSGRLPTVEIVKKENMERLIKESTSFRKSVRGEAIGRLG; this is translated from the coding sequence GTGATAAGCAAGTACGACGACGTGATAGCAGATGTGCTTAAAAGATGTGGATACAAGGCAGGCGACACCTTAAAGCTAATATTGCCTTTTCTTAAGGCTTATGGCATCACAGATAGGAAAATGCGCGTTTTTTCGGCTAAAAACTTGGTTCTGATTCCGAAGGTTAAGGAAGCTCTCGGATTTATTAGGGAAGTGACTGACGCATACATAGTAAGCACAAGCTACGAACACTATATCAAAGCTTTGTGTCGTGCCATAAACTTTCCGTTTGAAAATGCCTATTGCACAAAGGTTGAAATCGACAAATACACGTTAAAAGAAAGAGAGAAAAAGAGGCTCAAGGAACTGGCGGCGGAAATTGCCAAAATGCCCATAATCGAAATTCCATCCGGTGCAAAAACTCTTGAAGACTTTCCAGAAAAATATAAGCAAGTCATCCAACGCTTAGATGAAATCTTCTGGGATGAAATAGCTAAAATGGAAATTGGAAAACTCTTTAACGAAGTTAACCCGATTGGAGGGCGCGAAAAAGCAGAAGCAGTTAAGCAGATAATTGAACAATTGGACTTAAGCCTTTCAGACACCGCCTATGTCGGCGATAGCATAACAGATGTGGAAGCCTTTAGAATGGTTCGCCGGGAAGGTGGTTTAACCATATCATTCAACGGCAATGAATACGCGGTGAGAGAAGCTGAAATCGCTATAATGGCTGAAAATGCGCTTATTACAGCGGTGCTGGCGGAGACTTTCTGTAAATATGACAGAGAGGGGGTGCTAAAACTTGTGGAAGCTTGGAGCAATAATTCGCTGAAAACACTAGAGATTAGCCCGAAAATAAAAAACATGTTTTTTGAAGCTTACAGCGGGAGATTACCAACCGTTGAAATTGTTAAGAAAGAGAACATGGAAAGGCTGATAAAGGAGAGCACTAGTTTCCGGAAAAGCGTGAGGGGCGAAGCCATAGGAAGGCTCGGATAA
- a CDS encoding amidophosphoribosyltransferase, translating to MGEHPKIACGVFGALSFRKQLVFPFIYWGLRAQNHRGHQSHGFLTFLDGEFYVYRSLDLIPKIRASALHEWFGRLPGHIGIGNVRYTTSGKTDEKSLLAGTQPATASKNGFKLAISFNGNVVNTAQLKKAICKDFPNFIYECDADLICRKLLAELLRRKNLEDAVEACMKEIEGAFSVAGITKDGKFFAFKDPHGIRPLCAGHSPDGDIRAFSSETVGLDINGFIRDFELEPGELVTVSEKGFEKTRLISGRKAFCAFEFAYFARPDSFFNSKYVYEIREEFGRNLVKENPDIVKDADMVISMPETGDDAAFGVHEESGLRWERATRRHRYVTERAFILLEKERYATIDKKINILASKIKGKKVIVVDDSIVRGDTTKVTIEKLRRMGAKKIYMFITFPRIIGPCFYGIDMATYSQLIGAKYTSEEVAKMIGADAVCYQSIDGLVRATGFKRDELCLGCLTGEYPTPLAQKIANEMRKRFLEGHEETGRLYETPELFSESGG from the coding sequence ATGGGAGAGCATCCTAAAATAGCGTGCGGTGTCTTCGGCGCCTTAAGCTTTAGGAAGCAACTGGTATTCCCGTTTATTTACTGGGGGTTGAGGGCACAGAATCATAGGGGCCATCAGTCCCACGGTTTCCTCACGTTTCTAGATGGTGAATTTTATGTCTACAGAAGTTTGGATCTTATTCCGAAAATAAGGGCAAGCGCCCTCCATGAATGGTTTGGGCGTTTGCCAGGGCACATAGGAATCGGAAATGTTAGATATACAACTTCTGGAAAAACTGATGAAAAGTCGCTTTTGGCGGGAACTCAGCCTGCTACAGCTTCTAAGAATGGTTTTAAGCTTGCTATCTCTTTTAATGGGAATGTTGTCAACACAGCTCAGCTTAAAAAAGCGATTTGTAAAGATTTTCCAAATTTTATTTATGAATGTGATGCCGACTTAATATGTCGTAAATTGCTTGCGGAGTTGTTAAGACGGAAAAATCTAGAAGATGCTGTTGAAGCATGCATGAAAGAGATTGAAGGAGCCTTTTCAGTTGCGGGAATAACTAAGGATGGAAAGTTTTTCGCCTTCAAAGATCCACATGGTATAAGGCCTTTATGCGCTGGTCACAGTCCAGACGGGGACATCCGTGCTTTTTCATCTGAAACCGTGGGCTTGGATATAAACGGTTTCATCAGAGACTTTGAGCTTGAACCAGGCGAGCTTGTGACCGTTTCAGAAAAAGGTTTTGAAAAAACACGGCTAATAAGTGGCCGTAAGGCTTTCTGCGCTTTTGAATTTGCCTATTTTGCCAGGCCTGACTCCTTCTTTAATAGTAAATACGTCTACGAAATTCGCGAGGAGTTCGGCAGAAACCTTGTCAAAGAAAACCCGGATATTGTAAAGGACGCGGACATGGTGATTTCAATGCCTGAAACCGGAGATGACGCGGCTTTTGGGGTGCATGAAGAGTCTGGTCTTAGATGGGAAAGAGCCACAAGAAGACACCGGTATGTAACGGAGCGTGCCTTCATTCTCCTAGAGAAGGAACGTTACGCCACTATTGATAAGAAGATTAACATCTTGGCTTCCAAAATTAAAGGGAAGAAAGTCATCGTGGTAGACGATAGCATCGTGAGAGGAGACACGACAAAAGTCACCATTGAAAAACTCCGAAGAATGGGCGCCAAAAAAATTTACATGTTTATAACGTTTCCACGCATAATTGGGCCATGTTTCTACGGAATAGATATGGCAACTTACAGCCAGCTCATAGGCGCTAAGTATACGTCTGAGGAGGTCGCCAAGATGATAGGGGCAGATGCTGTATGTTACCAGTCAATTGACGGGCTTGTGAGAGCAACCGGCTTCAAGAGGGATGAGTTATGTCTTGGATGCTTGACAGGTGAATATCCAACACCACTAGCCCAAAAAATTGCCAACGAGATGAGGAAAAGGTTTCTAGAAGGGCACGAAGAAACGGGGAGACTTTATGAGACCCCGGAGCTTTTCAGCGAGAGCGGTGGATAA